The genomic segment AGAATAAGCATAAAAAACCATGCTTTCATGATTTGTAATTTACATGTTACAGCTACATATCACCAAtttctataaaagaaaaataacatttgtagTGCACTGCTTAACATAAACGATAAGAAAAGAAAGTCACGATAATACACATAGCATGTTATGATAGCCATGCGGTGTTGCCAACATAGCTAAAATGGAACACTAGCTCGTCTTGGTAATTTATCGCCATCTGACCCATCGAGGACTCTAACACCGCCTGGATTATGCTGTTGTTTCTTCCAGTGTTTTTTCTGATTCAAAAAGGGAGGTTCTCCATCTGGCTTAAGCAAGAGAGTTGAAGGAACATAAAGTACGAAAGacaattgtgatcaatattctaaAATGGAATAAGTTAGTCAATAAGGAAATACAAAATACATGTGGgatttcatcaataaaattatatgctaccaagaaaacaaagaaaagaaccCACGCGTTATTCACAGCCTTGTATTTTCTCATCATATAACTTGACCACTGTAGTGGCAAAAAAGTTCATAAAGAAAACCCCACTCCCCAACCCGTTTTGCTGGTCTACTAGCAATATCCAAAAATTAGGATAAAACAGAATGTGGtgaaaactttaataattatacaTGAACAAATTTCTAGTTACTTAGTTATTACCACTTTCTTCGTCAGACACATCTCCGAGCCTGGCAATTGCATTAACAAGAGCCTCTTCATGTTCCTACATTTCAAAAGGAGAGCTATCATTATTGTAGCAATTAAAGATACACAAAATAAAGCTGGAACTAAGAAATTGCATGATACCCACTTTTAGCATGTTCTTTGCTTTCTCCATTTCAATGGGATCAGGAGGATTGGCAGTGAAAACCTTTTCAACCTGTTTTGGTTCCATTCCGATAGTTAATATTAAGGAGCCAAATATTTGTATCATACAGAGTAACCAAATCTAACTAACAAATTTGGAAATTTCTATTGCATGTGCTTATACCTCCTTGATAACTGCATCTGTATGGAGTATCCTAATATTATCTGTAGGATTTTTCCTGCTCGCATTTTGTGATGAAATCGAATCTTTCTTAGGCTGAACCTTTGTCATTCCCCTACCTCTTCCAGCACCAGCAACTCCACCATGAGACGCAGACTTCTTCAATCCTCTTCGCGGAGCAGGCTGGCCAACTTTACGAGACAGAGATATTTCAGGATCTTCACCCTCCCAACGAATGTCTTCTGGAGATATCTGCCATATTGAATAAATACTAGAGAGTAACTAGGATTTCATCACTGATTGAGTTGATATTTAGCAACAACGACACACTCTTAATactaaatgataaaaattaatgaatagaaAAGTAGAGACAGGAAAATCCCTTACTATAATTGAAAATCTAATACATTTTTTGCacacaaaattaacaaaaaaagtaataaataatggATGCAATCAATAAATCAAGAGACCAAgcttatttatatttctttgtgCCAAATTGTGACAGActaaaagcattttttttaacaaatgaaaATACAAGACTTCCATTTTTTTTGGTGTACACTGGTGGCAACGGGACCAACCTAAGTCTTCATGCATCTATTCCAATCCCCACGACCTAGTGGTGACCCTCATGAAAATAGAAGGATTTCGTTgtattacaaaaaaaatctcAACAGAACTGTATTCAAAGAAGTAACAATATTGTCAAGTTAGCATGTCTCAAGAACATAAGGCTAAAGATGAATCACAATATGTTATAAGTTACAACATCAAGCTTAGGATCCCAATACACAAAACTTTGGAGCGGAGGAGTGGcctgatttttgtttttaaaaaattacccCACATATACTGGAAGTTCCATTTGTTTGCATCAATTAAAATACTTAGAAAGGAAATCATCAATGCCAATGCTGATCCATGATAGCATCCTACCCCGAAGGAATGAGATTATGAGACACATGATCACCGTGGGAAATGTAGGACATGCGAAAACTATAAGTTTACTTGTCAAGAGAAAAATATTGCttccaaagaaaagaaaaaggcaaGCGAAAGCTAGGTCTAAATGAATGGTATGCTATTATAATGAACATGAATTCATATTAATATTGCAACAATTTTACCTCCTTTAGATTGACCCACTCCCATGTTTCATTTGCTGAATTCATATCATAGACCAAAGCATGCCGTCcctacaaaatatttaaatataaatatcaaaaagtCTGTGCTCCTCAGTTTTTATAGTATGCTACAAACGCACCTCAGCAGCATTATAATCAGTTATAACAGCTTCATAGAAGTGGTTGTCTTCTGGCCACCTTGTCCAAACCTTCCTTCCAATACAAGGATCATAAGAAGCTCCTTCAACAGGTCCTTTAGCTGCAAAAGCACCAGAAGATTTCCCCTGATTAGTGACCTGGCTTCTGCTTGTAATTCCTGATGAAGGGAACTATATGGACTTCAGTGAAATGCACGaatcaatgttttttttatttttttcttttttgagaaTGGGAAACAATGACCATAGAGGAAGTGTAACTCATTTTCTTGATATCATAAAACCAAAAGGCTTACTGTTTTTTGCTTTTTGGTCTGCGTTCCTGATGGAGTTCCATGCTTTAATGTGGATGATGATGGTTGCACAGGTCGACGCACTGTGGGAGATGGTGCACCCAAGGGTAATGACGCCATAGATTGAGATGCCTTCTGTTTCTTACGAGATGCCGAAACGGTAGGGCTGGTATTGCGGTTGTGAACTTGTTCAGCAGTATATACAGTTCCAGATTGGAGGCCATTTCCCTTTCTCCACTCCCTAACAGCACAACTGGTTACACCCCACATTGAAAT from the Vigna angularis cultivar LongXiaoDou No.4 chromosome 3, ASM1680809v1, whole genome shotgun sequence genome contains:
- the LOC108326378 gene encoding protein EMSY-LIKE 3 isoform X2, with product MEFDLSSGTDDDLPPSHQRKNRFQYPDHATVTGNGRSAIIGSGSFPRIHNDLETQIHNLEQEAYASVLRAFKAQSDAVTWEKESLITELRKELRVSDEEHRELLSRVNSDDMIHRIREWRKGNGLQSGTVYTAEQVHNRNTSPTVSASRKKQKASQSMASLPLGAPSPTVRRPVQPSSSTLKHGTPSGTQTKKQKTFPSSGITSRSQVTNQGKSSGAFAAKGPVEGASYDPCIGRKVWTRWPEDNHFYEAVITDYNAAEGRHALVYDMNSANETWEWVNLKEISPEDIRWEGEDPEISLSRKVGQPAPRRGLKKSASHGGVAGAGRGRGMTKVQPKKDSISSQNASRKNPTDNIRILHTDAVIKEVEKVFTANPPDPIEMEKAKNMLKEHEEALVNAIARLGDVSDEESDGEPPFLNQKKHWKKQQHNPGGVRVLDGSDGDKLPRRASVPF
- the LOC108326378 gene encoding protein EMSY-LIKE 3 isoform X3; the protein is MTLDWIEQCYFLEGTDDDLPPSHQRKNRFQYPDHATVTGNGRSAIIGSGSFPRIHNDLETQIHNLEQEAYASVLRAFKAQSDAVTWEKESLITELRKELRVSDEEHRELLSRVNSDDMIHRIREWRKGNGLQSGTVYTAEQVHNRNTSPTVSASRKKQKASQSMASLPLGAPSPTVRRPVQPSSSTLKHGTPSGTQTKKQKTFPSSGITSRSQVTNQGKSSGAFAAKGPVEGASYDPCIGRKVWTRWPEDNHFYEAVITDYNAAEGRHALVYDMNSANETWEWVNLKEISPEDIRWEGEDPEISLSRKVGQPAPRRGLKKSASHGGVAGAGRGRGMTKVQPKKDSISSQNASRKNPTDNIRILHTDAVIKEVEKVFTANPPDPIEMEKAKNMLKEHEEALVNAIARLGDVSDEESARWRTSLFESEKTLEETTA
- the LOC108326378 gene encoding protein EMSY-LIKE 3 isoform X1, yielding MTLDWIEQCYFLEGTDDDLPPSHQRKNRFQYPDHATVTGNGRSAIIGSGSFPRIHNDLETQIHNLEQEAYASVLRAFKAQSDAVTWEKESLITELRKELRVSDEEHRELLSRVNSDDMIHRIREWRKGNGLQSGTVYTAEQVHNRNTSPTVSASRKKQKASQSMASLPLGAPSPTVRRPVQPSSSTLKHGTPSGTQTKKQKTFPSSGITSRSQVTNQGKSSGAFAAKGPVEGASYDPCIGRKVWTRWPEDNHFYEAVITDYNAAEGRHALVYDMNSANETWEWVNLKEISPEDIRWEGEDPEISLSRKVGQPAPRRGLKKSASHGGVAGAGRGRGMTKVQPKKDSISSQNASRKNPTDNIRILHTDAVIKEVEKVFTANPPDPIEMEKAKNMLKEHEEALVNAIARLGDVSDEESDGEPPFLNQKKHWKKQQHNPGGVRVLDGSDGDKLPRRASVPF